CTTTCGGCCTCGAGTGTATGCACTAATCTGGTTCGCCCAGCGGTTCGGCCAGGCGCTCCAAGATTGGGCATTCAGGTCGTTCGTCACCGTGGCAGTGCGCGGCGAGATCGGCGAGCGTATTGCGCATGTCGCTCAATTCGGCGATGCGTTTGTCGAGTTCCGCGACGTGTTCGAGGGCGATCGACTTCACTTCGACGCTGGCGCGGGAACGGTCCTGCCAGAGCATCAGCAGCTTGCGGATATCCTCGACGAGAAAACCAAGCCGCCGTGCCTGGCGGATGAAGCGCAGGATATGGACTTCGTCCGAACCGTAGATCCGGTATCCGGCGTCGCTACGCTTGCTCGGCGCAAGAAGACCGACCTGTTCGTAGTACCGGATCATTTTTGCGCTGACGCCGGATTCGCGTGACGCGTCGCCGATATTCATTCCCTGTGACCTGCCCCCGGTTTTAGTCCGAACTGCAGTTAGAGTCCGAAGTTAAAAACTGCTGCTTCGCGTCGTGCGCCCGGGCGAACTGCGCAGGCGTCAGATAGCCGAGCGAACTATGAGGCCGCTCGGTGTTGTACTCGATACGCCATTCCTCAATCAGCCGCTTGGCGTGGCGCATTGAGACGAACCAGTGCTCGTTCAGGCATTCGTCGCGGAAGCGACCGTTGAAGCTCTCGATATAGGCATTCTCCACCGGCTTGCCAGGCCTGATGAACGACAGCGTGACACCGGCTTCGTAGGCCCATGCATCCAGCACCTTACCAGCGAACTCCGGCCCGTTGTCGACCGTGATGGATGCGGGTAAGCCTCGCATCTCCTTGAGCCGCTCGAGCACTTGCTGAACGCGTAGGCCCGGCAATGAAGTATCGACCTCGATGGCCAAGCACTCGCGCGTGTAGTCGTCGACCACGTTCAGGCATCGAAACCGCCGACCATAGGCCAGCCCGTCAGAAACGAAGTCCATCGACCAGCTCTGATTCGGGCCTGTTGGTAACGGTAGCGGCGTGCGCTCGACAGCCGCAATACGCTTGCGTCGCCGCTTGCGCACACTCAGTCCCGCCTTGGTGTACAGGCGCCAGATACGCTTGTGATTGACGAAGTAGCCATCCCGCTGCAACAGCACGTGAATCCGGCGATAGCCGTAGCGGCGCTTCTGCGCGGCGATGGCCATCATCCGGCCAGTCAGCACTTCGTCGTCAACTCGGCGGCGTGATTCGTAATAGAACAGAGAGCGCGAAATCCCTACCAGCCCGCAGGCCCGGGTAACACCCATGGCACGTTCGGTCATCAATATCCGGACCGCTTCGCGCTTGGCCTGCGGGCTTGCTACTTTCGAGCCAGCAAGTCCTTCAGCGCGGCGTTGTCGAGCATCGATTCGGCCAACAGACGCTTGAGCTTACTATTCTCCTGCTCCAGTTCCTTCAGGCGCTGCGCTTCGGAGACCGTCATCCCGCCGAACTTCGCTTTCCAGTTGTAGTAGGTCGCTTCCGAGATGCCGTACTTGCGACACAGCTCCGCCGGCTTCAGGCCAGCCTCGGCTTCCTTCAAGATACCGATGATCTGTTCTTCGGTGAATCGCTTTTTCATTGCCGTTCCTCTCTGGAACGGACTCTACACCGTCACCGTACTAAACGCGGGGAGCAGGTCAAGATGAATTTATTGAGATAGGTTGCGGCGAGATCTGCCGGCTCGGGACAGCGTGCAGTTTGCAAGACGGGGACGGTTTTCTGTCATTTCGCCTATTTCCGCCGCCCAAATGCAAAAACCCCCGCCTGTTTGGGCGGGGGTTTCTGGCTTAGGGAGCCTGACGATTACCTACTTTCACACGGGAATCCGCACTATCATCGGCGTAGAGTCGTTTCACGGTCCTGTTCGGGATGGGAAGGGGTGGGACCGACTCGCTATGGTCATCAGGCAAAGAGGGTTGTCCTGCTGGCGTGGCCAACAGAACCAATCTTGGAAGAAGCAGTAATTTAGGTTGTGTGTATCACACACGAGAATCCAACTTGTCGCTCTGGATCGGGCGGCCGGTGCTGTCGCACGGCGCCGATCTACAAGGCAGACTTGTTATAGGATCAAGCCTTACGGGCAATTAGTATCGGTTAGCTGAACGCATTACTGCGCTTACACACCCGACCTATCAACGTCCTGGTCTCGAACGACCCTTCAAGGGGATCTAGTCCCCAGGGATATCTCATCTTAAGGCGAGTTTCCCGCTTAGATGCTTTCAGCGGTTATCTCTTCCGAACATAGCTACCCGGCGATGCCACTGGCGTGACAACCGGTACACCAGAGGTTCGTCCACTCCGGTCCTCTCGTACTAGGAGCAGCCCCCTTCAAATATCCAACGCCCACGGCAGATAGGGACCAAACTGTCTCACGACGTTTTAAACCCAGCTCACGTACCTCTTTAAATGGCGAACAGCCATACCCTTGGGACCGGCTACAGCCCCAGGATGAGATGAGCCGACATCGAGGTGCCAAACACCGCCGTCGATATGAACTCTTGGGCGGTATCAGCCTGTTATCCCCAGAGTACCTTTTATCCGTTGAGCGATGGCCCTTCCATACAGAACCACCGGATCACTATGACCTGCTTTCGCACCTGCTCGACTTGTCGGTCTCGCAGTTAAGCACGCTTATGCCATTGCACTATCAGCACGATTTCCGACCGTACCTAGCGTACCTTCGTACTCCTCCGTTACGCTTTGGGAGGAGACCGCCCCAGTCAAACTGCCTACCATGCACTGTCCCCGACCCGGATCACGGGCCAAGGTTAGAACCTCAAACAAACCAGGGTGGTATTTCAAGGACGGCTCCACCGAAACTAGCGTTCCGGTTTCATAGCCTCCCACCTATCCTACACAGATCGGTTCAAAGTCCAATGCAAAGCTACAGTAAAGGTTCATGGGGTCTTTCCGTCTA
The sequence above is a segment of the Burkholderia diffusa genome. Coding sequences within it:
- the cueR gene encoding Cu(I)-responsive transcriptional regulator, translating into MNIGDASRESGVSAKMIRYYEQVGLLAPSKRSDAGYRIYGSDEVHILRFIRQARRLGFLVEDIRKLLMLWQDRSRASVEVKSIALEHVAELDKRIAELSDMRNTLADLAAHCHGDERPECPILERLAEPLGEPD
- a CDS encoding IS3 family transposase (programmed frameshift), which codes for MKKRFTEEQIIGILKEAEAGLKPAELCRKYGISEATYYNWKAKFGGMTVSEAQRLKELEQENSKLKRLLAESMLDNAALKGLAGSKVASPQAKREAVRILMTERAMGVTRACGLVGISRSLFYYESRRRVDDEVLTGRMMAIAAQKRRYGYRRIHVLLQRDGYFVNHKRIWRLYTKAGLSVRKRRRKRIAAVERTPLPLPTGPNQSWSMDFVSDGLAYGRRFRCLNVVDDYTRECLAIEVDTSLPGLRVQQVLERLKEMRGLPASITVDNGPEFAGKVLDAWAYEAGVTLSFIRPGKPVENAYIESFNGRFRDECLNEHWFVSMRHAKRLIEEWRIEYNTERPHSSLGYLTPAQFARAHDAKQQFLTSDSNCSSD